Genomic DNA from Sylvia atricapilla isolate bSylAtr1 chromosome 23, bSylAtr1.pri, whole genome shotgun sequence:
GCAGTGGCTGTTCTGCACGGCgtcacacagctctgtcaccaCCGCGCTCCCCGCCACCGCATCCCGCAGCTGGAGGAAGCAACGGAAGCTCTCAGGTTGGCCCTCCAGGTAGGACACCAGCTCCTCCACCAGCTCCATGTCCCCCTCGCTGTGGCAGATGCAGACATCGTAGCTCTTGTCCCACCGGGGACTGTCTGAGGCGCTGATGTCCAGTGCTGACACGGGCGACAGGGAGATGGAGCTGGTGGCCAGGCTCGTGCCAGGAGAAGATCTGGAGCTCTTGGCAGAGGAAGACGAGGAGGAAGAAGGCGAGGATGAAGTAGAGTGGCTGGACTTGAGGCTTTCCACTGAGCTGGGCTTGGGCTTGTGCAGGAGCCGCCTAAACCAACCTGCAGAGTGAGGCC
This window encodes:
- the TIRAP gene encoding toll/interleukin-1 receptor domain-containing adapter protein isoform X3, with the protein product MHPLPCSGARLLHSRILFQLMGMRVSPPHSLSASLAAGWFRRLLHKPKPSSVESLKSSHSTSSSPSSSSSSSAKSSRSSPGTSLATSSISLSPVSALDISASDSPRWDKSYDVCICHSEGDMELVEELVSYLEGQPESFRCFLQLRDAVAGSAVVTELCDAVQNSHCWVMLITPGFLQDPWCRYQMHQALAEAPMANGRTIPVLKDVDRKDYPRELRNIYYIYMALKEKSFRQIRDTVMRYLQGLCQSSTKRME
- the TIRAP gene encoding toll/interleukin-1 receptor domain-containing adapter protein isoform X4; the encoded protein is MPQHSGVGGSSGFRDRDGFGGQGWFRRLLHKPKPSSVESLKSSHSTSSSPSSSSSSSAKSSRSSPGTSLATSSISLSPVSALDISASDSPRWDKSYDVCICHSEGDMELVEELVSYLEGQPESFRCFLQLRDAVAGSAVVTELCDAVQNSHCWVMLITPGFLQDPWCRYQMHQALAEAPMANGRTIPVLKDVDRKDYPRELRNIYYIYMALKEKSFRQIRDTVMRYLQGLCQSSTKRME
- the TIRAP gene encoding toll/interleukin-1 receptor domain-containing adapter protein isoform X5 codes for the protein MASWFRRLLHKPKPSSVESLKSSHSTSSSPSSSSSSSAKSSRSSPGTSLATSSISLSPVSALDISASDSPRWDKSYDVCICHSEGDMELVEELVSYLEGQPESFRCFLQLRDAVAGSAVVTELCDAVQNSHCWVMLITPGFLQDPWCRYQMHQALAEAPMANGRTIPVLKDVDRKDYPRELRNIYYIYMALKEKSFRQIRDTVMRYLQGLCQSSTKRME